One genomic segment of Bradyrhizobium prioriisuperbiae includes these proteins:
- the hpnC gene encoding squalene synthase HpnC, whose protein sequence is MTTASDLRSGKTHRDENFPVASWIIHPRHRALILAFYNFVRTADDIADHASLKPQQKLDLLDRLEDGLFGRNEDQPEAVILHRALADRSLAPKHAQDLLNAFRLDVTKLRYDNWDEVIHYCSLSAMPVGRFMLDVHGEDRATWAASDALCAALQINNHLQDCGKDYRDLDRVYVPLDALAAAGASVEQLGQDRAPPALLNCLQKLAQRTETLLHDGKSLGPSVKDLRLGLEVSVIQTYAEKIVKLLQVRDPLSERVHLSKLQFAGYSFTAIAAGLFQRATGTTAVSRTASGA, encoded by the coding sequence ATGACAACTGCTTCCGACCTCCGCTCCGGCAAGACCCATCGCGACGAGAATTTTCCTGTCGCGTCGTGGATCATTCATCCGCGGCATCGCGCGCTGATCCTGGCGTTTTACAACTTCGTGCGCACGGCGGACGACATCGCCGATCATGCGTCGCTCAAACCGCAACAGAAGCTCGATCTGCTGGACCGTCTGGAAGACGGCCTGTTCGGCCGCAACGAGGATCAGCCCGAAGCGGTGATTTTGCATCGCGCGCTGGCGGACCGTTCGCTGGCGCCGAAGCATGCGCAGGATTTGCTCAACGCCTTCCGCCTCGACGTCACCAAGCTGCGTTACGACAACTGGGACGAAGTCATCCATTATTGCTCGCTCTCGGCGATGCCGGTGGGCCGGTTCATGCTGGATGTGCATGGCGAAGACCGTGCCACCTGGGCGGCATCGGATGCGCTGTGCGCGGCGCTGCAGATCAACAATCACCTGCAGGATTGCGGCAAGGATTATCGCGATCTCGATCGGGTCTATGTGCCGCTCGATGCTCTGGCCGCGGCAGGCGCGAGCGTGGAGCAACTTGGGCAGGATCGTGCGCCGCCGGCCCTGCTGAATTGCCTGCAGAAGCTGGCGCAGCGCACCGAGACGCTCCTGCATGATGGCAAGTCGCTCGGCCCCAGCGTCAAGGATCTGCGTCTTGGCCTGGAGGTTTCGGTGATCCAGACCTACGCCGAAAAGATCGTCAAGCTGCTGCAGGTTCGCGATCCCCTGAGCGAGCGCGTTCATCTGTCGAAGCTGCAATTCGCTGGCTACAGCTTCACGGCGATCGCTGCCGGGTTGTTCCAGCGCGCGACCGGCACAACGGCTGTGTCCAGGACGGCGTCCGGCGCATGA
- the hpnD gene encoding presqualene diphosphate synthase HpnD yields the protein MTDQATSTTAAGQASGSSFYAAMRILPPAQREAMFQIYSFCRHVDDIADSDGPRPERLEAMAQWRRDIDALYQGNPPPSVAAYVPAVKTFGLKREDFLAVIDGMEMDIPADIRAPDAATLDLYCDRVASAVGRLSVKVFGIPSPDGEALAHHLGRALQLSNILRDIDEDASLGRLYLPREALIAAGITSTDPVEVAAHPAVPKVCVPLIAQAQAHYEKADAIMARYPRRIVKAPRIMSEYYHAILDRLIARGFAPPREPVKLSKAAKLLILAKYAFI from the coding sequence ATGACCGATCAAGCCACTTCCACCACCGCCGCCGGCCAGGCGTCCGGCAGTTCGTTCTACGCTGCGATGCGGATTCTGCCGCCCGCGCAACGCGAGGCGATGTTCCAGATCTACAGCTTCTGCCGCCATGTCGACGACATCGCCGATTCCGATGGTCCGCGCCCCGAGCGGCTCGAGGCCATGGCGCAATGGCGCCGCGACATCGACGCGCTTTATCAGGGCAATCCGCCGCCCTCGGTTGCGGCTTATGTCCCGGCGGTGAAGACCTTCGGCTTGAAGCGCGAGGACTTTCTTGCGGTGATCGACGGCATGGAGATGGATATTCCAGCCGATATTCGCGCGCCGGATGCCGCCACCCTGGATCTGTATTGCGACCGCGTCGCCAGTGCCGTCGGCCGGCTGTCGGTGAAGGTGTTCGGCATTCCCTCGCCCGACGGCGAGGCGCTGGCGCATCATCTGGGACGCGCGCTGCAGCTGTCGAATATCCTGCGCGACATCGATGAGGATGCGTCCCTCGGCCGGCTTTATCTGCCGCGCGAAGCGCTGATCGCGGCGGGCATCACCTCCACGGATCCCGTGGAAGTGGCCGCGCATCCGGCCGTGCCGAAGGTGTGCGTGCCGCTGATCGCACAGGCGCAGGCGCATTATGAGAAAGCCGATGCCATCATGGCGCGGTATCCCCGGCGCATCGTCAAGGCGCCGCGCATCATGTCGGAATACTACCACGCAATTCTCGATCGGCTGATCGCGCGTGGTTTCGCGCCGCCGCGCGAGCCGGTGAAGCTCAGCAAGGCGGCCAAACTCCTCATTCTCGCCAAATATGCCTTTATCTGA